Proteins encoded within one genomic window of Oncorhynchus mykiss isolate Arlee chromosome 27, USDA_OmykA_1.1, whole genome shotgun sequence:
- the LOC110508039 gene encoding Fc receptor-like protein 2 isoform X5, giving the protein MKTHPKPPRAVLTLQPKRTPTGIYQGETVTLRCDIQDDGVTDWEHRWYRGLNGLVHSSSQNEYSLGPVEPSHNGVYSCMGVRISNSQKSSISDNVTLTVSWMVSPHLTMSPSWWANAGDSVTLSCEVGDSYTGWRFSWYKAVPYREGFPSYPDRDFFPELLPDSDGGAGGSYSLSLVGLSHRERYVCRAERGDPVYYTHFSELKFLWVEGQSPSASLTVSPNRVQFFYNESVSLGCAVQGDSNRWRVKRYLRWEEPKVLECPTDWGSVTGSTCIFTTTDVWSDTGVYWCESESGEYSNAVNITVTLKGVALESPALPVTEGDSVTLRCRYQGSPSNLSAEFHKWMDNGYLTKTELTGEMTIPAATQSDEGWYRCKQLDQGESHGSWVSVRAPDPVWSISLLILLCSLLVVSIFLLVTIALVVKCCKARAARSRDKRNDRNTTDQVISIELP; this is encoded by the exons ATGAAGACGCACCCCA AGCCGCCCAGAGCTGTTTTAACTCTGCAGCCTAAACGGACACCGACGGGGATATACCAAGGAGAGACCGTCACTCTCCGATGTGACATACAGGACGACGGAGTCACTGACTGGGAGCACCGGTGGTACAGAGGTCTCAACGGCCTCGTTCACTCCTCTAGTCAGAATGAATACAGTCTCGGTCCTGTTGAACCGTCTCATAATGGTGTCTACAGCTGTATGGGAGTACGGATTAGTAACTCCCAGAAGTCCAGCATCAGTGACAACGTCACACTCACCGTGtcat GGATGGTTTCTCCTCACCTGACCATGTCTCCTTCATGGTGGGCGAATGCTGGAGACTCAGTAACGCTGAGCTGTGAGGTTGGAGATTCGTATACAGGCTGGAGGTTCTCCTGGTACAAGGCTGTACCCTACAGGGAAGGGTTCCCCTCTTATCCAGACAGGGACTTCTTTCCAGAGCTGCTACCGGACAGTGACGGTGGGGCTGGAGGCTCCTACTCTCTCAGCCTGGTTGGTCTgagtcacagagagagatatgTGTGTAGAGCTGAGAGAGGAGACCCAGTCTATTACACACACTTCAGTGAACTCAAGTTTCTCTGGGTAGAAG gtcagtCTCCTTCAGCCTCTCTGACTGTCAGTCCCAACAGAGTTCAATTTTTTTACAATGAGTCTGTCTCGCTGGGCTGTGCTGTGCAGGGGGACTCTAATAGATGGAGAGTGAAGAGGTACTTACGATGGGAAGAACCCAAAGTATTGGAGTGTCCTACTGACTGGGGATCAGTGACAGGATCCACGTGCATCTTCACAACTACAGATGTCTGGTCAGACACTGGCGTGTACTGGTGTGAGTCTGAGTCGGGAGAGTACAGCAATGCCGTCAACATCACAGTGACCCTTA AGGGTGTGGCCCTGGAAAGCCCTGCCCTTCctgtgactgagggagattcTGTGACTCTACGCTGCAGATATCAGgggtctccatccaacctcagtgCCGAGTTTCATAAATGGATGGACAATGGCTACCTCACTAAGACTGAGCTAACAGGAGAGATGACCATCCCTGCAGCAACACAGTCAGATGAAGGATGGTACCGGTGTAAACAACTAGACCAGGGAGAATCACATGGGAGCTGGGTGTCTGTGAGAG cTCCAGACCCAGTGTGGTCCATCTCTTTGCTCATTCTGCTGTGTAGTTTACTGGTGGTTTCTATCTTCCTGCTGGTGACCATTGCACTGGTGGTGAAATGCTGTAAGGCTCGAG CAGCTCGATCAAGAGACAAGAGAAATGACAGAAACACCACTGACCAAGTCATCAGTATTGAATTACcatga
- the LOC110508039 gene encoding Fc receptor-like protein 2 isoform X3, with the protein MKTHTKPPRAVLTLQPKRTPTGIYQGETVTLRCDIQDDGVTDWEHRWYRGLNGLVHSSSQNEYSLGPVEPSHNGVYSCMGVRISNSQKSSISDNVTLTVSWMVSPHLTMSPSWWANAGDSVTLSCEVGDSYTGWRFSWYKAVPYREGFPSYPDRDFFPELLPDSDGGAGGSYSLSLVGLSHRERYVCRAERGDPVYYTHFSELKFLWVEGQSPSASLTVSPNRVQFFYNESVSLGCAVQGDSNRWRVKRYLRWEEPKVLECPTDWGSVTGSTCIFTTTDVWSDTGVYWCESESGEYSNAVNITVTLKGVALESPALPVTEGDSVTLRCRYQGSPSNLSAEFHKWMDNGYLTKTELTGEMTIPAATQSDEGWYRCKQLDQGESHGSWVSVRAPDPVWSISLLILLCSLLVVSIFLLVTIALVVKCCKARAARSRDKRNDRNTTDQVISIELP; encoded by the exons ATGAAGACACACACCA AGCCGCCCAGAGCTGTTTTAACTCTGCAGCCTAAACGGACACCGACGGGGATATACCAAGGAGAGACCGTCACTCTCCGATGTGACATACAGGACGACGGAGTCACTGACTGGGAGCACCGGTGGTACAGAGGTCTCAACGGCCTCGTTCACTCCTCTAGTCAGAATGAATACAGTCTCGGTCCTGTTGAACCGTCTCATAATGGTGTCTACAGCTGTATGGGAGTACGGATTAGTAACTCCCAGAAGTCCAGCATCAGTGACAACGTCACACTCACCGTGtcat GGATGGTTTCTCCTCACCTGACCATGTCTCCTTCATGGTGGGCGAATGCTGGAGACTCAGTAACGCTGAGCTGTGAGGTTGGAGATTCGTATACAGGCTGGAGGTTCTCCTGGTACAAGGCTGTACCCTACAGGGAAGGGTTCCCCTCTTATCCAGACAGGGACTTCTTTCCAGAGCTGCTACCGGACAGTGACGGTGGGGCTGGAGGCTCCTACTCTCTCAGCCTGGTTGGTCTgagtcacagagagagatatgTGTGTAGAGCTGAGAGAGGAGACCCAGTCTATTACACACACTTCAGTGAACTCAAGTTTCTCTGGGTAGAAG gtcagtCTCCTTCAGCCTCTCTGACTGTCAGTCCCAACAGAGTTCAATTTTTTTACAATGAGTCTGTCTCGCTGGGCTGTGCTGTGCAGGGGGACTCTAATAGATGGAGAGTGAAGAGGTACTTACGATGGGAAGAACCCAAAGTATTGGAGTGTCCTACTGACTGGGGATCAGTGACAGGATCCACGTGCATCTTCACAACTACAGATGTCTGGTCAGACACTGGCGTGTACTGGTGTGAGTCTGAGTCGGGAGAGTACAGCAATGCCGTCAACATCACAGTGACCCTTA AGGGTGTGGCCCTGGAAAGCCCTGCCCTTCctgtgactgagggagattcTGTGACTCTACGCTGCAGATATCAGgggtctccatccaacctcagtgCCGAGTTTCATAAATGGATGGACAATGGCTACCTCACTAAGACTGAGCTAACAGGAGAGATGACCATCCCTGCAGCAACACAGTCAGATGAAGGATGGTACCGGTGTAAACAACTAGACCAGGGAGAATCACATGGGAGCTGGGTGTCTGTGAGAG cTCCAGACCCAGTGTGGTCCATCTCTTTGCTCATTCTGCTGTGTAGTTTACTGGTGGTTTCTATCTTCCTGCTGGTGACCATTGCACTGGTGGTGAAATGCTGTAAGGCTCGAG CAGCTCGATCAAGAGACAAGAGAAATGACAGAAACACCACTGACCAAGTCATCAGTATTGAATTACcatga
- the LOC110508039 gene encoding uncharacterized protein LOC110508039 isoform X1, with product MTFHNTYAVKQVSMEHVSLWGILLLSALTCYEQSQEPPRAVLTLQPKRTPTGIYQGETVTLRCDIQDDGVTDWEHRWYRGLNGLVHSSSQNEYSLGPVEPSHNGVYSCMGVRISNSQKSSISDNVTLTVSWMVSPHLTMSPSWWANAGDSVTLSCEVGDSYTGWRFSWYKAVPYREGFPSYPDRDFFPELLPDSDGGAGGSYSLSLVGLSHRERYVCRAERGDPVYYTHFSELKFLWVEGQSPSASLTVSPNRVQFFYNESVSLGCAVQGDSNRWRVKRYLRWEEPKVLECPTDWGSVTGSTCIFTTTDVWSDTGVYWCESESGEYSNAVNITVTLKGVALESPALPVTEGDSVTLRCRYQGSPSNLSAEFHKWMDNGYLTKTELTGEMTIPAATQSDEGWYRCKQLDQGESHGSWVSVRAPDPVWSISLLILLCSLLVVSIFLLVTIALVVKCCKARAARSRDKRNDRNTTDQVISIELP from the exons ATGACCTTTCACAACACTTACGCTGTCAAGCAGGTTAGCATGGAGCACGTCTCACTCTGGGGAATTCTTT tgctGAGTGCTCTCACCTGCTATGAACAAAGCCAAG AGCCGCCCAGAGCTGTTTTAACTCTGCAGCCTAAACGGACACCGACGGGGATATACCAAGGAGAGACCGTCACTCTCCGATGTGACATACAGGACGACGGAGTCACTGACTGGGAGCACCGGTGGTACAGAGGTCTCAACGGCCTCGTTCACTCCTCTAGTCAGAATGAATACAGTCTCGGTCCTGTTGAACCGTCTCATAATGGTGTCTACAGCTGTATGGGAGTACGGATTAGTAACTCCCAGAAGTCCAGCATCAGTGACAACGTCACACTCACCGTGtcat GGATGGTTTCTCCTCACCTGACCATGTCTCCTTCATGGTGGGCGAATGCTGGAGACTCAGTAACGCTGAGCTGTGAGGTTGGAGATTCGTATACAGGCTGGAGGTTCTCCTGGTACAAGGCTGTACCCTACAGGGAAGGGTTCCCCTCTTATCCAGACAGGGACTTCTTTCCAGAGCTGCTACCGGACAGTGACGGTGGGGCTGGAGGCTCCTACTCTCTCAGCCTGGTTGGTCTgagtcacagagagagatatgTGTGTAGAGCTGAGAGAGGAGACCCAGTCTATTACACACACTTCAGTGAACTCAAGTTTCTCTGGGTAGAAG gtcagtCTCCTTCAGCCTCTCTGACTGTCAGTCCCAACAGAGTTCAATTTTTTTACAATGAGTCTGTCTCGCTGGGCTGTGCTGTGCAGGGGGACTCTAATAGATGGAGAGTGAAGAGGTACTTACGATGGGAAGAACCCAAAGTATTGGAGTGTCCTACTGACTGGGGATCAGTGACAGGATCCACGTGCATCTTCACAACTACAGATGTCTGGTCAGACACTGGCGTGTACTGGTGTGAGTCTGAGTCGGGAGAGTACAGCAATGCCGTCAACATCACAGTGACCCTTA AGGGTGTGGCCCTGGAAAGCCCTGCCCTTCctgtgactgagggagattcTGTGACTCTACGCTGCAGATATCAGgggtctccatccaacctcagtgCCGAGTTTCATAAATGGATGGACAATGGCTACCTCACTAAGACTGAGCTAACAGGAGAGATGACCATCCCTGCAGCAACACAGTCAGATGAAGGATGGTACCGGTGTAAACAACTAGACCAGGGAGAATCACATGGGAGCTGGGTGTCTGTGAGAG cTCCAGACCCAGTGTGGTCCATCTCTTTGCTCATTCTGCTGTGTAGTTTACTGGTGGTTTCTATCTTCCTGCTGGTGACCATTGCACTGGTGGTGAAATGCTGTAAGGCTCGAG CAGCTCGATCAAGAGACAAGAGAAATGACAGAAACACCACTGACCAAGTCATCAGTATTGAATTACcatga
- the LOC110508039 gene encoding Fc receptor-like protein 2 isoform X8 — protein sequence MTFHNTYAVKQVSMEHVSLWGILLLSALTCYEQSQEPPRAVLTLQPKRTPTGIYQGETVTLRCDIQDDGVTDWEHRWYRGLNGLVHSSSQNEYSLGPVEPSHNGVYSCMGVRISNSQKSSISDNVTLTVSWMVSPHLTMSPSWWANAGDSVTLSCEVGDSYTGWRFSWYKAVPYREGFPSYPDRDFFPELLPDSDGGAGGSYSLSLVGLSHRERYVCRAERGDPVYYTHFSELKFLWVEGQSPSASLTVSPNRVQFFYNESVSLGCAVQGDSNRWRVKRYLRWEEPKVLECPTDWGSVTGSTCIFTTTDVWSDTGVYWCESESGEYSNAVNITVTLKGVALESPALPVTEGDSVTLRCRYQGSPSNLSAEFHKWMDNGYLTKTELTGEMTIPAATQSDEGWYRCKQLDQGESHGSWVSVRAARSRDKRNDRNTTDQVISIELP from the exons ATGACCTTTCACAACACTTACGCTGTCAAGCAGGTTAGCATGGAGCACGTCTCACTCTGGGGAATTCTTT tgctGAGTGCTCTCACCTGCTATGAACAAAGCCAAG AGCCGCCCAGAGCTGTTTTAACTCTGCAGCCTAAACGGACACCGACGGGGATATACCAAGGAGAGACCGTCACTCTCCGATGTGACATACAGGACGACGGAGTCACTGACTGGGAGCACCGGTGGTACAGAGGTCTCAACGGCCTCGTTCACTCCTCTAGTCAGAATGAATACAGTCTCGGTCCTGTTGAACCGTCTCATAATGGTGTCTACAGCTGTATGGGAGTACGGATTAGTAACTCCCAGAAGTCCAGCATCAGTGACAACGTCACACTCACCGTGtcat GGATGGTTTCTCCTCACCTGACCATGTCTCCTTCATGGTGGGCGAATGCTGGAGACTCAGTAACGCTGAGCTGTGAGGTTGGAGATTCGTATACAGGCTGGAGGTTCTCCTGGTACAAGGCTGTACCCTACAGGGAAGGGTTCCCCTCTTATCCAGACAGGGACTTCTTTCCAGAGCTGCTACCGGACAGTGACGGTGGGGCTGGAGGCTCCTACTCTCTCAGCCTGGTTGGTCTgagtcacagagagagatatgTGTGTAGAGCTGAGAGAGGAGACCCAGTCTATTACACACACTTCAGTGAACTCAAGTTTCTCTGGGTAGAAG gtcagtCTCCTTCAGCCTCTCTGACTGTCAGTCCCAACAGAGTTCAATTTTTTTACAATGAGTCTGTCTCGCTGGGCTGTGCTGTGCAGGGGGACTCTAATAGATGGAGAGTGAAGAGGTACTTACGATGGGAAGAACCCAAAGTATTGGAGTGTCCTACTGACTGGGGATCAGTGACAGGATCCACGTGCATCTTCACAACTACAGATGTCTGGTCAGACACTGGCGTGTACTGGTGTGAGTCTGAGTCGGGAGAGTACAGCAATGCCGTCAACATCACAGTGACCCTTA AGGGTGTGGCCCTGGAAAGCCCTGCCCTTCctgtgactgagggagattcTGTGACTCTACGCTGCAGATATCAGgggtctccatccaacctcagtgCCGAGTTTCATAAATGGATGGACAATGGCTACCTCACTAAGACTGAGCTAACAGGAGAGATGACCATCCCTGCAGCAACACAGTCAGATGAAGGATGGTACCGGTGTAAACAACTAGACCAGGGAGAATCACATGGGAGCTGGGTGTCTGTGAGAG CAGCTCGATCAAGAGACAAGAGAAATGACAGAAACACCACTGACCAAGTCATCAGTATTGAATTACcatga
- the LOC110508039 gene encoding uncharacterized protein LOC110508039 isoform X2: MTFHNTYAVKQVSMEHVSLWGILLLSALTCYEQSQEPPRAVLTLQPKRTPTGIYQGETVTLRCDIQDDGVTDWEHRWYRGLNGLVHSSSQNEYSLGPVEPSHNGVYSCMGVRISNSQKSSISDNVTLTVSWMVSPHLTMSPSWWANAGDSVTLSCEVGDSYTGWRFSWYKAVPYREGFPSYPDRDFFPELLPDSDGGAGGSYSLSLVGLSHRERYVCRAERGDPVYYTHFSELKFLWVEGQSPSASLTVSPNRVQFFYNESVSLGCAVQGDSNRWRVKRYLRWEEPKVLECPTDWGSVTGSTCIFTTTDVWSDTGVYWCESESGEYSNAVNITVTLKGVALESPALPVTEGDSVTLRCRYQGSPSNLSAEFHKWMDNGYLTKTELTGEMTIPAATQSDEGWYRCKQLDQGESHGSWVSVRAPDPVWSISLLILLCSLLVVSIFLLVTIALVVKCCKARARSRDKRNDRNTTDQVISIELP; this comes from the exons ATGACCTTTCACAACACTTACGCTGTCAAGCAGGTTAGCATGGAGCACGTCTCACTCTGGGGAATTCTTT tgctGAGTGCTCTCACCTGCTATGAACAAAGCCAAG AGCCGCCCAGAGCTGTTTTAACTCTGCAGCCTAAACGGACACCGACGGGGATATACCAAGGAGAGACCGTCACTCTCCGATGTGACATACAGGACGACGGAGTCACTGACTGGGAGCACCGGTGGTACAGAGGTCTCAACGGCCTCGTTCACTCCTCTAGTCAGAATGAATACAGTCTCGGTCCTGTTGAACCGTCTCATAATGGTGTCTACAGCTGTATGGGAGTACGGATTAGTAACTCCCAGAAGTCCAGCATCAGTGACAACGTCACACTCACCGTGtcat GGATGGTTTCTCCTCACCTGACCATGTCTCCTTCATGGTGGGCGAATGCTGGAGACTCAGTAACGCTGAGCTGTGAGGTTGGAGATTCGTATACAGGCTGGAGGTTCTCCTGGTACAAGGCTGTACCCTACAGGGAAGGGTTCCCCTCTTATCCAGACAGGGACTTCTTTCCAGAGCTGCTACCGGACAGTGACGGTGGGGCTGGAGGCTCCTACTCTCTCAGCCTGGTTGGTCTgagtcacagagagagatatgTGTGTAGAGCTGAGAGAGGAGACCCAGTCTATTACACACACTTCAGTGAACTCAAGTTTCTCTGGGTAGAAG gtcagtCTCCTTCAGCCTCTCTGACTGTCAGTCCCAACAGAGTTCAATTTTTTTACAATGAGTCTGTCTCGCTGGGCTGTGCTGTGCAGGGGGACTCTAATAGATGGAGAGTGAAGAGGTACTTACGATGGGAAGAACCCAAAGTATTGGAGTGTCCTACTGACTGGGGATCAGTGACAGGATCCACGTGCATCTTCACAACTACAGATGTCTGGTCAGACACTGGCGTGTACTGGTGTGAGTCTGAGTCGGGAGAGTACAGCAATGCCGTCAACATCACAGTGACCCTTA AGGGTGTGGCCCTGGAAAGCCCTGCCCTTCctgtgactgagggagattcTGTGACTCTACGCTGCAGATATCAGgggtctccatccaacctcagtgCCGAGTTTCATAAATGGATGGACAATGGCTACCTCACTAAGACTGAGCTAACAGGAGAGATGACCATCCCTGCAGCAACACAGTCAGATGAAGGATGGTACCGGTGTAAACAACTAGACCAGGGAGAATCACATGGGAGCTGGGTGTCTGTGAGAG cTCCAGACCCAGTGTGGTCCATCTCTTTGCTCATTCTGCTGTGTAGTTTACTGGTGGTTTCTATCTTCCTGCTGGTGACCATTGCACTGGTGGTGAAATGCTGTAAGGCTCGAG CTCGATCAAGAGACAAGAGAAATGACAGAAACACCACTGACCAAGTCATCAGTATTGAATTACcatga